A portion of the Gemmatimonas sp. UBA7669 genome contains these proteins:
- a CDS encoding GIY-YIG nuclease family protein codes for MTDRQALKRAYKAMRTAMGIYAIRCRATGRQYLGASSNLPAIFNRERLQLQTGAHRCEPLQADWRTLGEGAFEFVVLDELAWPDESPDYQPRADLDTLLALWFERHANPEQLYARPR; via the coding sequence GTGACGGATCGTCAGGCGCTCAAGCGCGCCTACAAAGCCATGCGCACTGCCATGGGCATCTATGCCATTCGCTGTCGTGCCACCGGGCGACAGTACCTCGGCGCATCGTCCAACCTGCCCGCCATCTTCAATCGCGAACGACTGCAACTGCAGACCGGCGCGCATCGCTGCGAACCGCTGCAGGCCGACTGGCGCACACTCGGTGAGGGGGCGTTCGAGTTTGTGGTGCTCGACGAGCTCGCCTGGCCCGACGAGTCGCCCGACTACCAGCCGCGAGCGGATCTCGATACGCTGCTCGCGCTGTGGTTCGAACGTCACGCCAACCCGGAACAGCTCTATGCCCGACCACGCTGA